From a region of the Canis lupus dingo isolate Sandy chromosome 5, ASM325472v2, whole genome shotgun sequence genome:
- the KCTD11 gene encoding BTB/POZ domain-containing protein KCTD11 — MTQFCPHPGSSAFSSLAVSPVVPKISPPPVPSSAPSFGGPVTLNVGGTLYSTTLETLTRFPDSMLGAMFRAGTPIPPNLSPQGGGHYFIDRDGKAFRHILNFLRLGRLDLPRGYGETALLRAEADFYQIQPLLDALRDLEASRGTPVPTAALLHADVDASPRLVHFSARRGPHHYELSSVQVDTFRANIFCTDPECLGAMRARFGVASEDRAEGGPHFRLEWAPCPAELPEVEYRRLGLQPLWTGGPGELREVVGTPGFLEEVLRVALEHSFRLDSVFPDPEDLLNSRSLRFVRH, encoded by the coding sequence ATGACCCAATTCTGCCCACACCCAGGCAGttctgccttttcttctcttgcGGTATCTCCCGTAGTCCCCAAAATTTCGCCGCCTCCTGTGCCCTCTTCGGCCCCCTCTTTTGGGGGCCCCGTGACCCTGAATGTTGGGGGCACACTATACTCCACCACTTTGGAGACCCTGACTCGCTTCCCGGACTCCATGCTGGGGGCCATGTTCAGGGCCGGCACCCCCATACCCCCCAACCTCAGCCCCCAGGGAGGTGGCCACTACTTCATCGACAGAGATGGCAAGGCCTTCCGGCACATCCTCAATTTCCTGCGGCTGGGCCGCCTCGACCTGCCCCGTGGGTATGGGGAGACGGCACTTCTCAGGGCAGAGGCCGACTTCTACCAGATCCAGCCCCTCCTGGATGCCCTGCGGGACCTGGAGGCCTCTCGGGGGACCCCGGTACCCACTGCTGCCCTGCTCCACGCAGACGTGGATGCCAGCCCCCGCCTGGTGCACTTCTCTGCTCGCCGGGGCCCACACCACTATGAGCTGAGCTCTGTGCAGGTGGATACCTTCCGAGCCAACATCTTCTGCACCGACCCCGAGTGCCTGGGTGCCATGCGGGCCCGCTTTGGTGTGGCCAGTGAGGATAGGGCTGAGGGCGGCCCACACTTCCGTCTGGAGTGGGCCCCCTGTCCCGCAGAACTCCCGGAGGTGGAGTATAGGAGACTGGGGCTGCAGCCGCTGTGGACTGGGGGGCCGGGAGAGCTGCGGGAGGTGGTGGGCACACCAGGTTTCCTAGAGGAGGTGCTGCGGGTCGCTCTGGAGCACAGCTTCCGTCTAGACTCCGTCTTCCCTGACCCCGAAGACCTGCTCAACTCGCGATCTCTGCGCTTCGTGCGGCACTGA
- the ACAP1 gene encoding arf-GAP with coiled-coil, ANK repeat and PH domain-containing protein 1 isoform X2 has product MTVKLDFEECLKDSPRFRASIELVEAEVSELEARLEKLLKLGNGLLESGRHYLAAGRTFIAGICDLARLGPPEPMMAECLDKFTTSLSHKLDSHAELLDATQHTLQQQIQTLAKEGLRGFREARRDFWKGAESLEAALIHNAEVPRRRAQEAEEAGAALKTARAGYQGRALDYALQINVIEDKRKFDIMEFVLRLVEAQAIHFQQGHEELGKLAQYRRELGAQLHQLVLNSARERRDMEQRHVLLKQKELGGEEPEPSLKEGPGGLVMEGHLFKRASNAFKTWSRRWFTIQSNQLVYQKKYKDPVTVVVDDLRLCTVKLCPDSERRFCFEVVSPSKSCLLQADSERLLQLWISAVQSSIATAFSQAHLEDSPRGPGQGSGYPAMSSSATLGCGGMSRGRDPGGAGHVAAQVQSVDGNAQCCDCREPAPEWASINLGVTLCIQCSGIHRSLGVHFSKVRSLTLDSWEPELVKLMCELGNVVINQIYEARVEAMAVKKPGPTCSRQEKEAWIHAKYVEKKFLTKLPEIRGRRGGRGPSRGQPPVLPKPSIRSQPGSCRARPEPPSDDLGSLHPGALLFRAAGHPPSLPTMADALAHGADVNWVNAARENATPLIQATAANSLLACEFLLQNGANVNQADNHGRGPLHHATILGHTGLACLFLKRGADLGALDSEDKDPLTIAMETANADIVTLCGCLGAGPALALPTWGRGLGAAGRLPDPARGRATPGKDERGRGGPGPGRRRDVSGHLPRLLPHGVGRPREAEPAQSRPAHALIPHPGPLCPTPPVPGPLKPLCSALPVVIPLRGAILRPGRGCGSGGGLRARVTRGATPGQRGGGRSPSTRRPWAELSGSGDMARRGGPGRGEAARVGWGAGLP; this is encoded by the exons AGCCTCTATCGAGCTGGTGGAAGCCGAGGTGTCAGAGCTGGAGGCCCGGCTAGAAAAG CTTCTCAAGCTGGGGAATGGCCTCCTGGAAAGTGGGCGCCACTACCTGGCCGCTGGCCGCACCTTCATCGCTGGCATTTGTGACCTGGCCCGCCTGGGTCCACCAGAGCCCATGATGGCG GAGTGTCTGGACAAGTTCACCACGAGCCTCAGCCACAAGCTGGACAGCCATGCG GAGCTTTTAGATGCCACCCAGCACACGCTGCAGCAGCAGATCCAAACCCTGGCCAAAGA AGGTCTTCGGGGCTTCCGAGAGGCTCGCAGGGATTTCTGGAAGGGGGCTGAGAGCCTGGAGGCTGCTCTTATCCATAACGCCGAGGTCCCCAGGCGCCGGGCCCAGGAGGCAGAAGAGGCGGGCGCTGCCTTGAAGACTGCGCGGGCTGGATACCAGGGACGAGCCCTGGATTATGCCCTGCAG ATCAACGTGATTGAGGACAAGAGGAAGTTTGACATCATGGAGTTT GTGCTGCGGCTGGTGGAGGCCCAAGCTATCCATTTCCAGCAGGGCCACGAGGAGCTGGGCAAGCTGGCCCAGTATCGCAGGGAGCTGGGCGCCCAG TTGCACCAGCTGGTCCTGAATTCAGCTCGTGAGAGGAGAGACATGGAGCAGAGACACGTGCTGTTGAAGCAGAAG gagctgggtggggaggagccaGAGCCAAGCCTAAAGGAAGGGCCTGGTGGCCTGGTGATGGAAGGACACCTCTTCAAACGGGCCAGCAACGCATTTAAGACCTGGAGCAG ACGCTGGTTCACTATTCAGAGCAACCAACTGGTTTATCAGAAGAAGTACAAG gACCCCGTGACCGTGGTGGTGGATGACCTTCGCCTCTGCACTGTGAAGCTCTGCCCCGACTCAGAAAGGCGGTTTTGCTTTGAGGTTGTGTCCCCCAGCAA gTCCTGCCTCCTGCAGGCTGACTCGGAGCGTCTTCTGCAGCTGTGGATCAGTGCTGTGCAGAGTAGCATCGCCACGGCCTTCAGCCAGGCTCACCTCGAGGACAGCCCCCGGGGGCCAGGCCAG GGCTCAGGATACCCGGCCATGAGCTCCTCCGCTACCCTGGGCTGTGGCGggatgagcaggggcagggacccAGGCGGAGCTGGGCACGTGGCAGCCCAGGTGCAGAGCGTAGACGGCAATGCCCAGTGCTGTGACTGCCGAGAGCCAGCCCCAGAGTGGGCCAGCATCAACCTGGGTGTCACTCTGTGCATCCAATGCTCAGGCATCCACAG GAGCCTCGGGGTTCACTTCTCCAAAGTCAGGTCTCTGACACTTGACTCATGGGAGCCAGAACTGGTGAAG CTTATGTGCGAGCTGGGGAATGTTGTCATCAACCAGATCTATGAGGCCCGCGTGGAGGCCATGGCAGTGAAAAAACCAGGGCCCACCTGCTCCCG GCAGGAGAAGGAGGCCTGGATTCATGCCAAATATGTGGAGAAGAAGTTCCTGACCAAACTTCCTGAGATACGAGGGCGAAGAGGTGGCCGGGGGCCCTCCAGGGGACAGCCTCCTGTGCTCCCCAAGCCTTCCATCAGGTCCCAGCCGGGAAGCTGCAGAGCCAGGCCAG AGCCCCCCTCCGATGACCTGGGCAGCCTCCACCCGGGGGCCCTGCTGTTTCGAGCTGCCGGGcaccctccatccctccccaccaTGGCCGATGCCCTCGCCCACGGAGCTGATGTCAACTGGGTCAATGCAGCTCGGGAAAATGCCACGCCACTGATCCAGGCCACGGCTGCT AATTCTCTTCTGGCCTGTGAGTTTCTCCTCCAGAACGGGGCGAATGTGAACCAGGCAGACAATCACGGCCGGGGGCCGCTGCACCACGCAACCATTCTGGGCCACACCGG GCTAGCCTGCCTGTTCCTGAAACGAGGAGCCGACCTGGGAGCTCTGGACTCCGAAGACAAAGACCCCTTGACGATCGCCATGGAAACGGCCAACGCTGACATCGTCACCCTGTGCGGCTGTTtgggggcggggccagctctTGCCCTACCCAcctgggggcggggcttgggAGCTGCTGGCCGGCTGCCGGACCCGGCAAGAGGAAGG GCTACGCCTGGCAAAGATGAGAGAGGTCGAGGcggcccagggccaggcag gaGACGAGACGTATCTGGACATCTTCCGCGACTTCTCCCTCATGGCGTCGGACGACCCAGAGAAGCTGAGCCGGCGCAGTCACGACCTGCACACGCTCTGATCCCGCATCCCggccccctctgccccaccccgcCGGTCCCTGGGCCATTAAAGCCTCTGTGCTCTGCGCTTCCCGTTGTCATTCCTCTGCGGGGCGCCATCCTccggccgggccggggctgcgggAGCGGTGGGGGTTTGCGAGCTCGAGTCACGCGAGGGGCCACTCCGGGACAGCGAGGCGGAGGCCGCAGCCCTAGCACCCGGCGGCCCTGGGCGGAGCTGTCGGGCTCGGGCGACATGGCCAGACGCGGCGGGCCTGGCAGAGGAGAGGCCGCCCGCGTGGGCTGGGGGGCCGGCCTCCCATAG
- the ACAP1 gene encoding arf-GAP with coiled-coil, ANK repeat and PH domain-containing protein 1 isoform X4 produces the protein MTVKLDFEECLKDSPRFRASIELVEAEVSELEARLEKLLKLGNGLLESGRHYLAAGRTFIAGICDLARLGPPEPMMAECLDKFTTSLSHKLDSHAELLDATQHTLQQQIQTLAKEGLRGFREARRDFWKGAESLEAALIHNAEVPRRRAQEAEEAGAALKTARAGYQGRALDYALQINVIEDKRKFDIMEFVLRLVEAQAIHFQQGHEELGKLAQYRRELGAQLHQLVLNSARERRDMEQRHVLLKQKELGGEEPEPSLKEGPGGLVMEGHLFKRASNAFKTWSRRWFTIQSNQLVYQKKYKDPVTVVVDDLRLCTVKLCPDSERRFCFEVVSPSKSCLLQADSERLLQLWISAVQSSIATAFSQAHLEDSPRGPGQGSGYPAMSSSATLGCGGMSRGRDPGGAGHVAAQVQSVDGNAQCCDCREPAPEWASINLGVTLCIQCSGIHRSLGVHFSKVRSLTLDSWEPELVKLMCELGNVVINQIYEARVEAMAVKKPGPTCSRQEKEAWIHAKYVEKKFLTKLPEIRGRRGGRGPSRGQPPVLPKPSIRSQPGSCRARPEPPSDDLGSLHPGALLFRAAGHPPSLPTMADALAHGADVNWVNAARENATPLIQATAANSLLACEFLLQNGANVNQADNHGRGPLHHATILGHTGLACLFLKRGADLGALDSEDKDPLTIAMETANADIVTLLRLAKMREVEAAQGQAGDETYLDIFRDFSLMASDDPEKLSRRSHDLHTL, from the exons AGCCTCTATCGAGCTGGTGGAAGCCGAGGTGTCAGAGCTGGAGGCCCGGCTAGAAAAG CTTCTCAAGCTGGGGAATGGCCTCCTGGAAAGTGGGCGCCACTACCTGGCCGCTGGCCGCACCTTCATCGCTGGCATTTGTGACCTGGCCCGCCTGGGTCCACCAGAGCCCATGATGGCG GAGTGTCTGGACAAGTTCACCACGAGCCTCAGCCACAAGCTGGACAGCCATGCG GAGCTTTTAGATGCCACCCAGCACACGCTGCAGCAGCAGATCCAAACCCTGGCCAAAGA AGGTCTTCGGGGCTTCCGAGAGGCTCGCAGGGATTTCTGGAAGGGGGCTGAGAGCCTGGAGGCTGCTCTTATCCATAACGCCGAGGTCCCCAGGCGCCGGGCCCAGGAGGCAGAAGAGGCGGGCGCTGCCTTGAAGACTGCGCGGGCTGGATACCAGGGACGAGCCCTGGATTATGCCCTGCAG ATCAACGTGATTGAGGACAAGAGGAAGTTTGACATCATGGAGTTT GTGCTGCGGCTGGTGGAGGCCCAAGCTATCCATTTCCAGCAGGGCCACGAGGAGCTGGGCAAGCTGGCCCAGTATCGCAGGGAGCTGGGCGCCCAG TTGCACCAGCTGGTCCTGAATTCAGCTCGTGAGAGGAGAGACATGGAGCAGAGACACGTGCTGTTGAAGCAGAAG gagctgggtggggaggagccaGAGCCAAGCCTAAAGGAAGGGCCTGGTGGCCTGGTGATGGAAGGACACCTCTTCAAACGGGCCAGCAACGCATTTAAGACCTGGAGCAG ACGCTGGTTCACTATTCAGAGCAACCAACTGGTTTATCAGAAGAAGTACAAG gACCCCGTGACCGTGGTGGTGGATGACCTTCGCCTCTGCACTGTGAAGCTCTGCCCCGACTCAGAAAGGCGGTTTTGCTTTGAGGTTGTGTCCCCCAGCAA gTCCTGCCTCCTGCAGGCTGACTCGGAGCGTCTTCTGCAGCTGTGGATCAGTGCTGTGCAGAGTAGCATCGCCACGGCCTTCAGCCAGGCTCACCTCGAGGACAGCCCCCGGGGGCCAGGCCAG GGCTCAGGATACCCGGCCATGAGCTCCTCCGCTACCCTGGGCTGTGGCGggatgagcaggggcagggacccAGGCGGAGCTGGGCACGTGGCAGCCCAGGTGCAGAGCGTAGACGGCAATGCCCAGTGCTGTGACTGCCGAGAGCCAGCCCCAGAGTGGGCCAGCATCAACCTGGGTGTCACTCTGTGCATCCAATGCTCAGGCATCCACAG GAGCCTCGGGGTTCACTTCTCCAAAGTCAGGTCTCTGACACTTGACTCATGGGAGCCAGAACTGGTGAAG CTTATGTGCGAGCTGGGGAATGTTGTCATCAACCAGATCTATGAGGCCCGCGTGGAGGCCATGGCAGTGAAAAAACCAGGGCCCACCTGCTCCCG GCAGGAGAAGGAGGCCTGGATTCATGCCAAATATGTGGAGAAGAAGTTCCTGACCAAACTTCCTGAGATACGAGGGCGAAGAGGTGGCCGGGGGCCCTCCAGGGGACAGCCTCCTGTGCTCCCCAAGCCTTCCATCAGGTCCCAGCCGGGAAGCTGCAGAGCCAGGCCAG AGCCCCCCTCCGATGACCTGGGCAGCCTCCACCCGGGGGCCCTGCTGTTTCGAGCTGCCGGGcaccctccatccctccccaccaTGGCCGATGCCCTCGCCCACGGAGCTGATGTCAACTGGGTCAATGCAGCTCGGGAAAATGCCACGCCACTGATCCAGGCCACGGCTGCT AATTCTCTTCTGGCCTGTGAGTTTCTCCTCCAGAACGGGGCGAATGTGAACCAGGCAGACAATCACGGCCGGGGGCCGCTGCACCACGCAACCATTCTGGGCCACACCGG GCTAGCCTGCCTGTTCCTGAAACGAGGAGCCGACCTGGGAGCTCTGGACTCCGAAGACAAAGACCCCTTGACGATCGCCATGGAAACGGCCAACGCTGACATCGTCACCCT GCTACGCCTGGCAAAGATGAGAGAGGTCGAGGcggcccagggccaggcag gaGACGAGACGTATCTGGACATCTTCCGCGACTTCTCCCTCATGGCGTCGGACGACCCAGAGAAGCTGAGCCGGCGCAGTCACGACCTGCACACGCTCTGA
- the ACAP1 gene encoding arf-GAP with coiled-coil, ANK repeat and PH domain-containing protein 1 isoform X3 has protein sequence MTVKLDFEECLKDSPRFRASIELVEAEVSELEARLEKLLKLGNGLLESGRHYLAAGRTFIAGICDLARLGPPEPMMAECLDKFTTSLSHKLDSHAELLDATQHTLQQQIQTLAKEGLRGFREARRDFWKGAESLEAALIHNAEVPRRRAQEAEEAGAALKTARAGYQGRALDYALQINVIEDKRKFDIMEFVLRLVEAQAIHFQQGHEELGKLAQYRRELGAQLHQLVLNSARERRDMEQRHVLLKQKELGGEEPEPSLKEGPGGLVMEGHLFKRASNAFKTWSRRWFTIQSNQLVYQKKYKDPVTVVVDDLRLCTVKLCPDSERRFCFEVVSPSKSCLLQADSERLLQLWISAVQSSIATAFSQAHLEDSPRGPGQGSGYPAMSSSATLGCGGMSRGRDPGGAGHVAAQVQSVDGNAQCCDCREPAPEWASINLGVTLCIQCSGIHRSLGVHFSKVRSLTLDSWEPELVKLMCELGNVVINQIYEARVEAMAVKKPGPTCSRQEKEAWIHAKYVEKKFLTKLPEIRGRRGGRGPSRGQPPVLPKPSIRSQPGSCRARPAEPPSDDLGSLHPGALLFRAAGHPPSLPTMADALAHGADVNWVNAARENATPLIQATAANSLLACEFLLQNGANVNQADNHGRGPLHHATILGHTGLACLFLKRGADLGALDSEDKDPLTIAMETANADIVTLLRLAKMREVEAAQGQAGDETYLDIFRDFSLMASDDPEKLSRRSHDLHTL, from the exons AGCCTCTATCGAGCTGGTGGAAGCCGAGGTGTCAGAGCTGGAGGCCCGGCTAGAAAAG CTTCTCAAGCTGGGGAATGGCCTCCTGGAAAGTGGGCGCCACTACCTGGCCGCTGGCCGCACCTTCATCGCTGGCATTTGTGACCTGGCCCGCCTGGGTCCACCAGAGCCCATGATGGCG GAGTGTCTGGACAAGTTCACCACGAGCCTCAGCCACAAGCTGGACAGCCATGCG GAGCTTTTAGATGCCACCCAGCACACGCTGCAGCAGCAGATCCAAACCCTGGCCAAAGA AGGTCTTCGGGGCTTCCGAGAGGCTCGCAGGGATTTCTGGAAGGGGGCTGAGAGCCTGGAGGCTGCTCTTATCCATAACGCCGAGGTCCCCAGGCGCCGGGCCCAGGAGGCAGAAGAGGCGGGCGCTGCCTTGAAGACTGCGCGGGCTGGATACCAGGGACGAGCCCTGGATTATGCCCTGCAG ATCAACGTGATTGAGGACAAGAGGAAGTTTGACATCATGGAGTTT GTGCTGCGGCTGGTGGAGGCCCAAGCTATCCATTTCCAGCAGGGCCACGAGGAGCTGGGCAAGCTGGCCCAGTATCGCAGGGAGCTGGGCGCCCAG TTGCACCAGCTGGTCCTGAATTCAGCTCGTGAGAGGAGAGACATGGAGCAGAGACACGTGCTGTTGAAGCAGAAG gagctgggtggggaggagccaGAGCCAAGCCTAAAGGAAGGGCCTGGTGGCCTGGTGATGGAAGGACACCTCTTCAAACGGGCCAGCAACGCATTTAAGACCTGGAGCAG ACGCTGGTTCACTATTCAGAGCAACCAACTGGTTTATCAGAAGAAGTACAAG gACCCCGTGACCGTGGTGGTGGATGACCTTCGCCTCTGCACTGTGAAGCTCTGCCCCGACTCAGAAAGGCGGTTTTGCTTTGAGGTTGTGTCCCCCAGCAA gTCCTGCCTCCTGCAGGCTGACTCGGAGCGTCTTCTGCAGCTGTGGATCAGTGCTGTGCAGAGTAGCATCGCCACGGCCTTCAGCCAGGCTCACCTCGAGGACAGCCCCCGGGGGCCAGGCCAG GGCTCAGGATACCCGGCCATGAGCTCCTCCGCTACCCTGGGCTGTGGCGggatgagcaggggcagggacccAGGCGGAGCTGGGCACGTGGCAGCCCAGGTGCAGAGCGTAGACGGCAATGCCCAGTGCTGTGACTGCCGAGAGCCAGCCCCAGAGTGGGCCAGCATCAACCTGGGTGTCACTCTGTGCATCCAATGCTCAGGCATCCACAG GAGCCTCGGGGTTCACTTCTCCAAAGTCAGGTCTCTGACACTTGACTCATGGGAGCCAGAACTGGTGAAG CTTATGTGCGAGCTGGGGAATGTTGTCATCAACCAGATCTATGAGGCCCGCGTGGAGGCCATGGCAGTGAAAAAACCAGGGCCCACCTGCTCCCG GCAGGAGAAGGAGGCCTGGATTCATGCCAAATATGTGGAGAAGAAGTTCCTGACCAAACTTCCTGAGATACGAGGGCGAAGAGGTGGCCGGGGGCCCTCCAGGGGACAGCCTCCTGTGCTCCCCAAGCCTTCCATCAGGTCCCAGCCGGGAAGCTGCAGAGCCAGGCCAG CAGAGCCCCCCTCCGATGACCTGGGCAGCCTCCACCCGGGGGCCCTGCTGTTTCGAGCTGCCGGGcaccctccatccctccccaccaTGGCCGATGCCCTCGCCCACGGAGCTGATGTCAACTGGGTCAATGCAGCTCGGGAAAATGCCACGCCACTGATCCAGGCCACGGCTGCT AATTCTCTTCTGGCCTGTGAGTTTCTCCTCCAGAACGGGGCGAATGTGAACCAGGCAGACAATCACGGCCGGGGGCCGCTGCACCACGCAACCATTCTGGGCCACACCGG GCTAGCCTGCCTGTTCCTGAAACGAGGAGCCGACCTGGGAGCTCTGGACTCCGAAGACAAAGACCCCTTGACGATCGCCATGGAAACGGCCAACGCTGACATCGTCACCCT GCTACGCCTGGCAAAGATGAGAGAGGTCGAGGcggcccagggccaggcag gaGACGAGACGTATCTGGACATCTTCCGCGACTTCTCCCTCATGGCGTCGGACGACCCAGAGAAGCTGAGCCGGCGCAGTCACGACCTGCACACGCTCTGA
- the ACAP1 gene encoding arf-GAP with coiled-coil, ANK repeat and PH domain-containing protein 1 isoform X1, whose translation MTVKLDFEECLKDSPRFRASIELVEAEVSELEARLEKLLKLGNGLLESGRHYLAAGRTFIAGICDLARLGPPEPMMAECLDKFTTSLSHKLDSHAELLDATQHTLQQQIQTLAKEGLRGFREARRDFWKGAESLEAALIHNAEVPRRRAQEAEEAGAALKTARAGYQGRALDYALQINVIEDKRKFDIMEFVLRLVEAQAIHFQQGHEELGKLAQYRRELGAQLHQLVLNSARERRDMEQRHVLLKQKELGGEEPEPSLKEGPGGLVMEGHLFKRASNAFKTWSRRWFTIQSNQLVYQKKYKDPVTVVVDDLRLCTVKLCPDSERRFCFEVVSPSKSCLLQADSERLLQLWISAVQSSIATAFSQAHLEDSPRGPGQGSGYPAMSSSATLGCGGMSRGRDPGGAGHVAAQVQSVDGNAQCCDCREPAPEWASINLGVTLCIQCSGIHRSLGVHFSKVRSLTLDSWEPELVKLMCELGNVVINQIYEARVEAMAVKKPGPTCSRQEKEAWIHAKYVEKKFLTKLPEIRGRRGGRGPSRGQPPVLPKPSIRSQPGSCRARPAEPPSDDLGSLHPGALLFRAAGHPPSLPTMADALAHGADVNWVNAARENATPLIQATAANSLLACEFLLQNGANVNQADNHGRGPLHHATILGHTGLACLFLKRGADLGALDSEDKDPLTIAMETANADIVTLCGCLGAGPALALPTWGRGLGAAGRLPDPARGRATPGKDERGRGGPGPGRRRDVSGHLPRLLPHGVGRPREAEPAQSRPAHALIPHPGPLCPTPPVPGPLKPLCSALPVVIPLRGAILRPGRGCGSGGGLRARVTRGATPGQRGGGRSPSTRRPWAELSGSGDMARRGGPGRGEAARVGWGAGLP comes from the exons AGCCTCTATCGAGCTGGTGGAAGCCGAGGTGTCAGAGCTGGAGGCCCGGCTAGAAAAG CTTCTCAAGCTGGGGAATGGCCTCCTGGAAAGTGGGCGCCACTACCTGGCCGCTGGCCGCACCTTCATCGCTGGCATTTGTGACCTGGCCCGCCTGGGTCCACCAGAGCCCATGATGGCG GAGTGTCTGGACAAGTTCACCACGAGCCTCAGCCACAAGCTGGACAGCCATGCG GAGCTTTTAGATGCCACCCAGCACACGCTGCAGCAGCAGATCCAAACCCTGGCCAAAGA AGGTCTTCGGGGCTTCCGAGAGGCTCGCAGGGATTTCTGGAAGGGGGCTGAGAGCCTGGAGGCTGCTCTTATCCATAACGCCGAGGTCCCCAGGCGCCGGGCCCAGGAGGCAGAAGAGGCGGGCGCTGCCTTGAAGACTGCGCGGGCTGGATACCAGGGACGAGCCCTGGATTATGCCCTGCAG ATCAACGTGATTGAGGACAAGAGGAAGTTTGACATCATGGAGTTT GTGCTGCGGCTGGTGGAGGCCCAAGCTATCCATTTCCAGCAGGGCCACGAGGAGCTGGGCAAGCTGGCCCAGTATCGCAGGGAGCTGGGCGCCCAG TTGCACCAGCTGGTCCTGAATTCAGCTCGTGAGAGGAGAGACATGGAGCAGAGACACGTGCTGTTGAAGCAGAAG gagctgggtggggaggagccaGAGCCAAGCCTAAAGGAAGGGCCTGGTGGCCTGGTGATGGAAGGACACCTCTTCAAACGGGCCAGCAACGCATTTAAGACCTGGAGCAG ACGCTGGTTCACTATTCAGAGCAACCAACTGGTTTATCAGAAGAAGTACAAG gACCCCGTGACCGTGGTGGTGGATGACCTTCGCCTCTGCACTGTGAAGCTCTGCCCCGACTCAGAAAGGCGGTTTTGCTTTGAGGTTGTGTCCCCCAGCAA gTCCTGCCTCCTGCAGGCTGACTCGGAGCGTCTTCTGCAGCTGTGGATCAGTGCTGTGCAGAGTAGCATCGCCACGGCCTTCAGCCAGGCTCACCTCGAGGACAGCCCCCGGGGGCCAGGCCAG GGCTCAGGATACCCGGCCATGAGCTCCTCCGCTACCCTGGGCTGTGGCGggatgagcaggggcagggacccAGGCGGAGCTGGGCACGTGGCAGCCCAGGTGCAGAGCGTAGACGGCAATGCCCAGTGCTGTGACTGCCGAGAGCCAGCCCCAGAGTGGGCCAGCATCAACCTGGGTGTCACTCTGTGCATCCAATGCTCAGGCATCCACAG GAGCCTCGGGGTTCACTTCTCCAAAGTCAGGTCTCTGACACTTGACTCATGGGAGCCAGAACTGGTGAAG CTTATGTGCGAGCTGGGGAATGTTGTCATCAACCAGATCTATGAGGCCCGCGTGGAGGCCATGGCAGTGAAAAAACCAGGGCCCACCTGCTCCCG GCAGGAGAAGGAGGCCTGGATTCATGCCAAATATGTGGAGAAGAAGTTCCTGACCAAACTTCCTGAGATACGAGGGCGAAGAGGTGGCCGGGGGCCCTCCAGGGGACAGCCTCCTGTGCTCCCCAAGCCTTCCATCAGGTCCCAGCCGGGAAGCTGCAGAGCCAGGCCAG CAGAGCCCCCCTCCGATGACCTGGGCAGCCTCCACCCGGGGGCCCTGCTGTTTCGAGCTGCCGGGcaccctccatccctccccaccaTGGCCGATGCCCTCGCCCACGGAGCTGATGTCAACTGGGTCAATGCAGCTCGGGAAAATGCCACGCCACTGATCCAGGCCACGGCTGCT AATTCTCTTCTGGCCTGTGAGTTTCTCCTCCAGAACGGGGCGAATGTGAACCAGGCAGACAATCACGGCCGGGGGCCGCTGCACCACGCAACCATTCTGGGCCACACCGG GCTAGCCTGCCTGTTCCTGAAACGAGGAGCCGACCTGGGAGCTCTGGACTCCGAAGACAAAGACCCCTTGACGATCGCCATGGAAACGGCCAACGCTGACATCGTCACCCTGTGCGGCTGTTtgggggcggggccagctctTGCCCTACCCAcctgggggcggggcttgggAGCTGCTGGCCGGCTGCCGGACCCGGCAAGAGGAAGG GCTACGCCTGGCAAAGATGAGAGAGGTCGAGGcggcccagggccaggcag gaGACGAGACGTATCTGGACATCTTCCGCGACTTCTCCCTCATGGCGTCGGACGACCCAGAGAAGCTGAGCCGGCGCAGTCACGACCTGCACACGCTCTGATCCCGCATCCCggccccctctgccccaccccgcCGGTCCCTGGGCCATTAAAGCCTCTGTGCTCTGCGCTTCCCGTTGTCATTCCTCTGCGGGGCGCCATCCTccggccgggccggggctgcgggAGCGGTGGGGGTTTGCGAGCTCGAGTCACGCGAGGGGCCACTCCGGGACAGCGAGGCGGAGGCCGCAGCCCTAGCACCCGGCGGCCCTGGGCGGAGCTGTCGGGCTCGGGCGACATGGCCAGACGCGGCGGGCCTGGCAGAGGAGAGGCCGCCCGCGTGGGCTGGGGGGCCGGCCTCCCATAG